One region of Culex pipiens pallens isolate TS chromosome 2, TS_CPP_V2, whole genome shotgun sequence genomic DNA includes:
- the LOC120416624 gene encoding trypsin-1-like, whose translation MGTFQFNYQYLILLCTVVSILQGSAIVAKKGGGTYRIINGTRSSIKEFPFLVSVQKFESILPSHICGGAFISSDWILTAAHCLKNRLPMNVLIRAESSYHDQGGTLLPVSQLIMHQEFRTEVDDYDYGLIKLSKTFRRAVPANLKKGPRRFRSGELCTVMGWGRTASTSLSKQIQKATVPIVSNKICQDTFLETGDEFTSRMLCAGYQKGGTDACEGDSGGPLVCRRMLTGISSWGLGCAEADYYGVYSDVTPIRAWIRNHTGV comes from the exons ATGGGCACGTTTCAATTTAATTATCAGTATCTGATTCTCCTCTGCACCGTCGTATCAATTCTTCAAG GCTCTGCAATCGTGGCGAAAAAAGGCGGCGGAACGTATCGCATTATCAACGGGACGCGGTCGTCCATCAAGGAGTTTCCGTTTCTGGTGTCGGTCCAGAAGTTTGAGTCCATTCTTCCGTCCCACATATGTGGAGGAGCATTTATTAGCTCGGACTGGATCCTGACGGCGGCTCACTGCCTAAA AAACCGATTACCAATGAACGTATTGATCCGTGCTGAGTCATCGTATCACGACCAAGGAGGGACGCTTCTGCCGGTTAGTCAACTTATTATGCACCAGGAATTCAGAACCGAGGTGGATGATTATGATTACGGGTTAATTAAATTATCTAAGACTTTCCGCCGTGCGGTTCCGGCAAACCTAAAAAAAGGCCCGCGACGGTTCCGATCGGGCGAACTCTGCACGGTCATGGGTTGGGGCCGAACTGCAAGTACAAGTCTCAGCAAACAAATTCAGAAAGCTACAGTTCCAATCGTATCCAACAAGATCTGCCAGGACACTTTCCTCGAAACAGGGGACGAGTTCACTAGCCGGATGTTGTGCGCCGGTTACCAGAAAGGAGGAACGGATGCGTGTGAG GGAGACTCCGGGGGACCACTCGTTTGCCGCCGGATGTTGACCGGAATTAGTTCCTGGGGATTGGGATGTGCCGAAGCCGATTACTATGGAGTGTATAGTGATGTAACGCCGATACGTGCCTGGATACGGAACCACACGGGAGTTTGA